A window from Fragaria vesca subsp. vesca linkage group LG5, FraVesHawaii_1.0, whole genome shotgun sequence encodes these proteins:
- the LOC101305857 gene encoding vinorine synthase-like has protein sequence MKFEAEVISKHIIKPASPTPDHLRHYQFSFLDQISPPVYSPLLLFYEFNAKIQPNITEISNHLKTSLAKVLSLYYPLAGRFKDNQYVDCNDNGVPYLEVQVNCKLSDVLNNPIPGELNKLMPFELDDVANKYPLGVQLNIFQCGGFAIAQCLTHKLADGLSYFTFSKTWAATARGEPKIEHPQFISATLFPPRNLSGFDARTGITRNKVSKRFVFSASDIEELREVQANKASARPSRVEALSSFILSRFVEATKDIGSPDKFYRVVHAVNLRSRFEPPLPHHSFGNLYRVAMTAPLRISSGEPFHGIREEISKIDNAYVRKLQKGDEHLSSIKTIAKSFAKGEQVTISFSSYCRFPLYDNDFGWGRPTWVGSPALTFKNLVNFMDTREGGGIEAYISLEEEVMTKFESDVELLAYVSSSAVLN, from the coding sequence ATGAAGTTTGAAGCCGAAGTGATCTCCAAGCATATTATCAAGCCTGCTTCTCCAACCCCTGACCATCTTCGCCATTACCAGTTCTCCTTTCTTGATCAAATATCTCCCCCGGTCTATAGCCCTTTACTCCTCTTCTATGAATTCAACGCCAAAATCCAACCCAACATCACTGAAATTTCCAACCACCTGAAGACCTCCTTAGCCAAAGTCCTGAGCCTCTACTACCCACTAGCCGGACGATTCAAAGACAACCAATATGTGGATTGCAATGACAATGGTGTACCCTACCTTGAAGTTCAAGTCAACTGCAAACTTTCTGATGTTCTGAACAATCCGATCCCTGGAGAACTCAACAAGCTCATGCCGTTTGAGCTCGACGATGTGGCAAACAAGTATCCCCTCGGCGTCCAGCTCAACATCTTTCAATGTGGTGGATTTGCTATTGCTCAATGCCTTACTCATAAGCTCGCAGATGGGTTGTCATACTTCACGTTCAGCAAAACTTGGGCCGCCACCGCCCGTGGCGAACCCAAAATAGAGCATCCGCAGTTCATTTCCGCCACATTGTTCCCTCCCAGAAACTTAAGCGGATTTGATGCGCGCACCGGCATCACCAGAAACAAAGTATCGAAAAGATTTGTGTTTAGCGCCTCTGACATAGAAGAGCTAAGAGAAGTTCAAGCGAATAAGGCCTCAGCACGCCCTTCGCGTGTTGAGGCCTTATCGTCTTTCATCTTGAGCCGATTCGTGGAGGCTACCAAAGACATTGGATCACCTGACAAGTTTTACAGGGTGGTTCATGCTGTGAACTTGAGGTCGAGGTTTGAACCACCACTGCCGCACCATTCGTTTGGGAACCTTTACCGAGTTGCCATGACAGCTCCGTTACGAATCAGTTCTGGGGAACCGTTTCACGGTATACGAGAAGAGATCAGCAAGATCGACAATGCGTACGTGAGAAAGCTACAGAAAGGTGATGAGCATTTGAGTTCCATCAAGACGATTGCTAAGAGTTTTGCTAAAGGCGAGCAGGTTACAATCAGCTTCAGTAGCTATTGCAGGTTTCCTCTGTATGATAACGATTTTGGTTGGGGGAGGCCTACGTGGGTGGGATCACCGGCACTGACGTTCAAGAACCTAGTGAACTTCATGGACACCAGAGAGGGTGGTGGAATTGAGGCGTATATTAGCTTGGAGGAGGAAGTCATGACTAAGTTTGAGAGCGATGTAGAGCTCTTAGCTTATGTGTCTTCAAGTGCGGTGCTGAACTAA